The Paenibacillus macerans genome includes a window with the following:
- a CDS encoding threonine aldolase family protein: MNDLEHHSEPKPGPEPERKTLKEVFDRAEYPLTGHGRREVDVLKAALAGVDGGVESDMYGAGKVIEDFEAKMAGVLGKEAAVFFPSGTMAQQIALRIWCDRRGVARVAYHPLCHLEIHEKDGLKELHQIEPILLADPNRLIGLADVMNLPDDIACLLLELPQREIGGQLPEFAELEAISAYCREQGIKLHLDGARLFETLPYYRKSAAEVCGLFDSVYISFYKGIGGVAGAILAGQPELAQESKVWKRRHGGDLISLYPYILSADYYYEQRIGKMELYYEQARELAGMYNRCRGITTLPEIPVSNMFHVHAGLSSRRMEEVLVEICGETGVGFSHYVKERTAGGSYFEVSIGDRYDAVPGDKLLQAFELLDEKLKGETEI, from the coding sequence TTGAACGATCTTGAACATCATTCGGAGCCCAAACCGGGACCGGAACCGGAACGGAAGACACTGAAGGAGGTCTTTGACCGGGCTGAATACCCGCTTACTGGCCACGGCAGAAGAGAAGTCGACGTGCTGAAGGCGGCGCTCGCCGGAGTGGACGGCGGAGTGGAAAGCGATATGTACGGCGCGGGTAAAGTGATCGAGGATTTTGAAGCAAAGATGGCCGGCGTTTTGGGGAAGGAAGCGGCGGTGTTTTTTCCCAGCGGGACGATGGCCCAGCAAATCGCTTTAAGAATTTGGTGCGACCGGCGGGGTGTGGCCCGGGTGGCCTACCATCCGCTTTGCCATCTGGAGATCCACGAAAAAGACGGGCTCAAGGAGCTGCACCAAATCGAGCCGATTTTGTTGGCGGACCCAAACCGGCTAATCGGCCTGGCCGACGTCATGAATTTGCCGGACGATATCGCCTGCCTGCTGCTGGAGCTGCCGCAGCGCGAGATCGGCGGGCAGCTGCCGGAGTTCGCCGAGCTTGAAGCGATTTCGGCGTACTGCCGGGAGCAGGGGATCAAGCTGCATCTGGACGGGGCCCGGCTGTTCGAGACCCTGCCCTACTATCGGAAATCCGCCGCAGAGGTTTGCGGTCTGTTCGACAGTGTGTATATTTCCTTCTACAAAGGGATCGGCGGCGTTGCCGGAGCGATCCTGGCGGGGCAGCCGGAGTTAGCGCAGGAGTCCAAGGTATGGAAAAGACGCCACGGCGGCGATTTGATCAGCCTTTATCCATATATCCTCAGCGCGGATTATTATTACGAGCAAAGAATCGGGAAAATGGAGCTCTATTACGAGCAAGCGCGGGAACTGGCCGGAATGTATAACCGCTGCCGCGGCATCACGACCCTGCCGGAAATCCCGGTATCCAACATGTTCCACGTCCATGCCGGGCTGTCCAGCCGACGGATGGAGGAAGTGCTGGTCGAAATTTGCGGGGAGACCGGAGTCGGTTTTTCTCATTATGTAAAGGAACGGACGGCGGGAGGAAGCTATTTTGAAGTCAGCATCGGCGACCGTTACGATGCGGTTCCCGGGGATAAGCTTTTGCAAGCCTTTGAATTGCTGGATGAGAAGTTGAAAGGAGAGACGGAGATTTGA